A region of Ictidomys tridecemlineatus isolate mIctTri1 chromosome 4, mIctTri1.hap1, whole genome shotgun sequence DNA encodes the following proteins:
- the LOC101977419 gene encoding olfactory receptor 8C8, whose product MAMENDSSVVEFFLTGLTNRPELELPLFFLILVNCTVTVVGNMSLIVLIFLNLHLHTPMYFFLFNLSFIDFCYSFVCTPKMLLCFVSERNIISFAGCMTQLFFFCFFVHSECYVLTAMAYDRYVAICQPLLYRVVMSPRVCSLLMLGSYLMGFAGAMVHTGCMIRLSFCDSNVINHYMCDILPLLQLSCSSTHVNELVSSVVVGTVVIVSSLIILISYALILYNVLHMSSAKGSSKAMSTCGSHIVTVGLFYGFGLLTHVKTSSPGSVTQEKFFSVFCNFGVPMLNPLIYSLRNKDVKLALKRTLKRITN is encoded by the coding sequence ATGGCTATGGAAAATGACTCCTCCGTGGTAGAGTTTTTCCTTACAGGATTAACAAACCGACCTGAGCTAGAGCTACCCCTGTTCTTCCTGATCTTGGTAAACTGTACAGTCACTGTGGTGGGAAACATGAGCTTAATTGTTCTAATTTTCCTGAATTTGCATCTTCACActcccatgtactttttcctctttaacttgtccttcattgatttctgttatTCATTTGTCTGTACCCCTAAAATGCTCCTGTGCTTTGTTTCAGAGAGGAACATCATCTCCTTTGCAGGATGCATGACTCagctatttttcttctgcttttttgtcCACTCAGAGTGCTATGTGCTGACAGCCATGGCCTAtgatcgctatgtggccatctgtcagCCTCTGCTGTACAGGGTGGTCATGTCCCCTAGGGTCTGTTCTCTGCTGATGTTGGGTTCTTACTTGATGGGGTTTGCTGGTGCCATGGTGCACACAGGGTGCATGATAAGGCTCAGTTTCTGTGACTCCAATGTCATCAATCATTACATGTGTGACATCCTTCCTCTCCTTCAACTGTCCTGCAGCAGCACCCACGTCAATGAGCTTGTGAGTTCTGTTGTTGTGGGGACAGTAGTCATTGTATCCAGCCTCATTATCCTAATCTCTTATGCTTTGATTCTTTATAATGTCCTTCATATGTCCTCAGCTAAGGGTTCATCCAAGGCCATGAGCACCTGTGGTTCTCACATAGTAACTGTTGGCCTGTTCTATGGATTTGGGCTGCTCACTCATGTTAAAACATCATCTCCAGGATCTGTGACCCAGGAGAAATTCTTCTCCGTGTTTTGCAATTTTGGGGTTCCCATGCTTAATCCCCTCATTTATAGCCTTAGGAACAAGGATGTCAAACTTGCTCTGAAGAGAACTTTGAAGAGAATCACAAACTGA